The following coding sequences lie in one Thalassoglobus polymorphus genomic window:
- a CDS encoding NAD-dependent succinate-semialdehyde dehydrogenase, whose translation MIVTRNPATEEEISNYPTLSAAELHSRIERSASAFESWKSTSIEHRADLLRRIASEIRNSLEDSARMISIEMGKPLSEARAEVEKCAVGCEFYAEHGPGFLAKEEVKTDASKSYVRFDPLGSVLAVMPWNFPFWQVLRFAAPTLLAGNVGLLKHASNVTGCALEIEKILHRAGVPEDVFQTLVIPSSDVASVIENRNVRAVSLTGSEAAGSAVAEVAGKHLKKLVLELGGSDPFIVLEDADLEKVIPKAVQSRTMNAGQSCIAAKRFLVVQSVYPEFVERLTDAMREIQLGDPLDASTKMGPLAREDLVEDLDQQVKKSISQGAQLVTGGKKLDRPGYFYAPTVLAGATTEMTCLKEETFGPVASVASVANADEAVRIANSSKYGLGGSIWSQDISRAEQLAAQIESGSVFINDFTKSDPKVPFGGVKDSGYGRELSVFGIREFVNTKTVWIA comes from the coding sequence ATGATTGTCACACGAAACCCAGCGACCGAAGAAGAGATTTCTAATTACCCGACCTTGAGCGCAGCGGAGCTACATTCTCGAATCGAGCGATCCGCTTCTGCATTCGAAAGTTGGAAATCAACATCCATTGAGCACCGGGCTGATTTGTTACGACGGATCGCATCAGAGATTCGAAATTCGCTGGAAGACTCTGCTCGAATGATCAGCATCGAGATGGGAAAGCCGCTCAGCGAGGCCCGCGCAGAAGTTGAAAAATGTGCGGTCGGTTGTGAGTTTTACGCCGAGCATGGCCCAGGTTTTCTGGCTAAAGAAGAGGTCAAAACCGATGCCAGCAAAAGCTACGTACGATTCGACCCGCTTGGAAGTGTCCTGGCAGTGATGCCTTGGAATTTCCCGTTCTGGCAGGTGTTGCGGTTCGCTGCCCCGACCCTTCTTGCGGGGAATGTCGGGCTGTTGAAGCATGCCAGCAATGTCACCGGCTGTGCTTTGGAAATCGAGAAAATCCTGCACCGTGCTGGAGTCCCGGAAGATGTCTTTCAAACACTGGTCATCCCCTCTTCTGATGTCGCAAGTGTGATCGAGAACAGAAACGTTCGTGCGGTTTCGTTAACGGGTAGCGAAGCTGCAGGAAGCGCTGTAGCGGAGGTCGCTGGGAAACATTTGAAGAAGTTGGTCCTCGAACTGGGTGGCTCTGATCCGTTCATTGTTTTAGAGGATGCAGATCTGGAGAAAGTGATTCCGAAAGCCGTTCAGTCTCGTACGATGAACGCCGGGCAAAGTTGCATTGCTGCCAAACGGTTTCTCGTCGTTCAGTCAGTCTATCCTGAGTTTGTTGAGAGACTCACGGATGCAATGCGGGAGATTCAATTGGGTGATCCTCTCGATGCGTCGACAAAGATGGGGCCGTTGGCTCGTGAAGACCTCGTGGAAGATCTGGATCAGCAAGTGAAGAAATCGATCTCGCAAGGAGCACAACTCGTGACCGGTGGGAAGAAGCTGGATCGCCCGGGCTACTTCTACGCCCCGACAGTCCTCGCCGGTGCGACCACCGAGATGACTTGCCTGAAAGAAGAGACATTCGGCCCTGTTGCTTCTGTTGCCAGCGTTGCCAATGCGGATGAAGCAGTCCGGATTGCGAATTCATCAAAGTATGGGTTGGGAGGAAGCATCTGGTCTCAGGACATTTCCCGCGCCGAGCAACTTGCCGCTCAAATTGAATCCGGCTCTGTGTTCATCAACGACTTCACAAAATCCGATCCGAAAGTTCCCTTCGGTGGTGTGAAGGATTCCGGTTATGGGCGTGAATTGAGCGTCTTCGGCATTCGGGAGTTCGTGAACACGAAGACCGTTTGGATTGCGTAA
- a CDS encoding site-2 protease family protein, protein MLSTAPTPYDFRFTLFGIPVRVSAWFWLLGSLLGFDLVKSGVEYFIAWLVVVFVSVLVHELGHALVAKAFGYTPRILLYHFGGLAMYEPDSRYTRTKSIAVTLAGPGAGFTLFAVALAFSFGMSFIEGSMSPKSFHVLDQALGYLLIVNFVWSVFNLLPILPLDGGNVCREICTYFSPRNGVRLAAQIGAILAGVICAWCLMQQMFFNAMLIGSLCAQNISIAQQRNW, encoded by the coding sequence ATGCTTTCAACTGCTCCAACACCCTACGATTTTCGATTCACCCTCTTCGGCATTCCGGTGCGAGTTTCGGCGTGGTTCTGGTTGCTGGGATCGTTACTCGGGTTCGATTTAGTTAAATCGGGCGTGGAGTATTTCATTGCCTGGTTGGTCGTCGTCTTTGTTTCCGTGCTGGTCCACGAGCTTGGTCATGCTCTGGTTGCTAAGGCGTTCGGATATACTCCGCGAATCCTGCTTTATCATTTTGGGGGTTTGGCGATGTACGAACCAGACTCTCGATACACACGCACAAAGTCCATCGCGGTGACACTGGCCGGGCCGGGCGCGGGGTTCACTTTGTTCGCCGTCGCGCTGGCGTTCAGCTTTGGGATGTCTTTCATTGAGGGGTCGATGTCTCCGAAATCATTTCACGTCCTCGATCAGGCCTTAGGATATTTGCTCATCGTGAACTTCGTCTGGAGCGTTTTTAATCTGCTCCCAATTCTTCCACTGGATGGGGGGAATGTTTGCCGTGAAATCTGCACCTACTTCAGCCCCCGCAATGGCGTACGCCTTGCTGCCCAGATCGGGGCCATTCTCGCAGGTGTGATTTGTGCCTGGTGCTTAATGCAGCAGATGTTCTTCAACGCAATGCTCATTGGTTCGTTATGTGCTCAGAACATCTCGATCGCTCAGCAACGAAACTGGTAA
- a CDS encoding ABC transporter permease encodes MQVRSLLLKSLRYYWRTNLAVVLGVIAATAVIGGALVVGDSVRESLRQMSLDRLGEIDHAITGVRFFREHLADDVESDDVRVAPAIIMQGSVVHELPADASNDTPETETKTLRAGQVQVVGTDQRLWEMLETNDIAAPEEGEVVLNERVANQISASLGDQLSVIVEIPASIPRDSLLGDREETVTELVLTVSAIAPEESGLGRFGLNPSQQIPLNLFINLQDLQSQTGLAEVRRSRRNPIAKPARINAMFFSMKENSRESILPGVAEQLTSDIAKHVSLSDLALRIVENQEHGYLSLESEQMILENSLSEQAIEAANQIDAAVSPVLVYLLNEIWNPENPDQYSMYSIIAGIDPVLPKPFGPFEFQGESTQLKPGEVYLNDWIAKDLEVGFGDSIQVKYHVVGDRGELPEDEASFKVAGIVKLQGVADDTGFTPNVPGVTDAKTYGQWRQPFPLKEDMITDRDDLYWDNTETDREDDYRTTPKIFTSLETAQSIWNSRYGNLTSVRFAPKNGQPLAEVQEEFEAKFLSSLKPTSTGLIVQPIKAVGLQASAGTTDFTGLFLGFSFFLILAAIILVGLLFRLGIETRLSEFGLLLALGLTPKQVRRLFLSEGTILVLIGGVLGSVAAVCYAGVMVYGLKTWWYGAIGTQFLFLSIQPGSLITGLLITVVVAIGVVFRVLWQTRKQSTRSLLNGESAGTALASAAQNRLSKWVAISSFTVSMLLLVSMLTGLIPDIEAFGGFSWKIVLFFVVGIGMLVSGLAAISAVLGSNDAVKIQGAVSVARAKLGLRNAARNRQRSVMTASLIASATFIIVAVGAGQQNPAGLEPVAQSGNGGFTLVAETNIPVLNDLNTEEGRSKLGFDVLNEKQNAILDQATVMPFRVKPGENASCLNLYQTQLPTVLGIPDDVLQEFIEKNRFRFADTPGEHPWELLNEPLESGNIPVLGDMNTLMYSLHKAIGETIIVPEEETAEETLEVVGMFANSVFQGVLVMSESNFKKVFPQQTGFQYFLIETPVTAADEVSAILESNLGDYGFDAELVSDRLSNFLAVQNTYLSTFQTLGGLGLLLGTIGLATVMLRNVLERRGELALMRAIGFRQLQVGQLVVYENAFLLLCGLVLGSVSALLAMAPHLIGSVADVPWKSLLLLLVAVFLVGMVSVVIAVRAAVKTPILSTLRGE; translated from the coding sequence ATGCAGGTCCGCAGTCTGCTTTTGAAAAGCCTCCGCTATTACTGGCGGACGAACTTGGCCGTCGTTCTGGGAGTCATTGCAGCGACGGCTGTGATCGGGGGCGCTCTGGTTGTGGGGGACTCCGTGCGGGAGAGCTTGCGACAGATGTCTCTGGATCGTCTGGGAGAAATCGACCATGCCATCACCGGGGTAAGATTCTTTCGTGAACACCTTGCTGATGACGTTGAGTCCGACGATGTTCGCGTTGCTCCCGCAATCATTATGCAAGGATCGGTCGTTCACGAACTTCCTGCAGATGCATCGAACGACACTCCAGAAACAGAAACGAAAACATTGCGGGCCGGACAGGTGCAGGTTGTCGGAACAGATCAACGACTGTGGGAGATGCTCGAAACAAACGACATCGCTGCTCCCGAAGAGGGAGAAGTCGTACTGAATGAACGAGTCGCCAATCAAATCTCAGCTTCATTGGGAGATCAACTTTCAGTCATTGTCGAGATTCCTGCATCGATTCCGCGTGACTCGCTGTTAGGAGACCGCGAAGAGACGGTCACCGAATTGGTGCTAACGGTCTCTGCGATTGCTCCCGAAGAATCGGGATTAGGCAGATTCGGATTGAATCCCTCGCAACAAATCCCTCTCAACCTCTTTATAAATCTGCAGGATCTTCAGTCACAAACAGGACTCGCTGAAGTCCGGCGCTCGCGACGTAATCCGATCGCCAAACCGGCTCGCATCAATGCGATGTTCTTCTCAATGAAAGAGAATTCGAGAGAGAGCATTCTACCCGGCGTGGCTGAACAACTCACTAGCGATATCGCCAAGCATGTCTCGCTGAGTGACTTAGCATTGCGTATTGTCGAAAACCAAGAGCATGGTTACCTGTCTCTCGAAAGTGAGCAGATGATTCTGGAGAACTCGCTGTCCGAGCAAGCGATAGAAGCTGCGAATCAAATTGATGCAGCCGTTTCTCCGGTGCTCGTCTATTTGTTAAACGAAATCTGGAATCCTGAAAACCCTGATCAATACTCAATGTATTCCATCATTGCAGGGATCGATCCGGTTTTGCCCAAGCCGTTCGGTCCGTTTGAATTTCAGGGAGAATCGACTCAGCTGAAGCCGGGAGAAGTCTATCTAAATGACTGGATTGCGAAAGATCTTGAGGTTGGTTTCGGAGACTCAATTCAGGTGAAATACCATGTCGTTGGGGACCGTGGGGAACTTCCAGAAGACGAGGCTTCGTTCAAGGTTGCTGGAATTGTGAAGCTGCAAGGTGTGGCCGACGATACCGGGTTCACGCCTAATGTCCCGGGGGTGACCGATGCAAAAACGTACGGCCAATGGCGACAACCGTTCCCACTCAAAGAGGATATGATCACCGACCGCGATGATTTGTACTGGGATAATACTGAAACCGATCGCGAGGACGATTATCGAACCACACCGAAGATTTTCACATCGCTGGAAACTGCTCAAAGCATCTGGAACAGTCGATACGGAAACTTAACTTCCGTTCGATTTGCTCCAAAAAATGGGCAACCACTGGCGGAAGTTCAAGAGGAGTTCGAAGCGAAATTTCTCAGCAGCTTGAAGCCGACGAGCACTGGGTTAATTGTTCAGCCGATCAAAGCTGTCGGCCTCCAGGCTTCTGCAGGAACAACAGACTTTACCGGGTTGTTTCTTGGATTCAGTTTCTTCCTGATCCTCGCTGCCATCATTCTTGTCGGGTTGCTGTTTCGACTGGGGATTGAAACCCGGCTCAGCGAGTTTGGCCTGCTGCTGGCCCTCGGCTTAACCCCCAAGCAAGTTCGTCGCTTGTTTCTATCAGAGGGAACCATCCTGGTTCTGATCGGTGGCGTGCTGGGCTCGGTCGCTGCCGTCTGTTATGCGGGGGTGATGGTATATGGCTTAAAAACCTGGTGGTACGGAGCCATTGGAACACAATTCCTGTTCCTGTCTATTCAGCCCGGTAGCCTGATCACCGGACTGTTGATCACCGTTGTCGTGGCAATTGGAGTCGTATTTCGAGTCTTGTGGCAAACGCGAAAGCAATCGACGCGAAGCTTGCTTAACGGAGAGTCCGCCGGGACAGCACTGGCGAGCGCTGCACAGAATCGGCTTTCGAAATGGGTCGCGATCAGTTCATTTACAGTTTCCATGTTACTGCTGGTTTCGATGCTGACTGGCCTTATTCCAGATATTGAAGCCTTCGGCGGGTTTTCATGGAAGATTGTGCTGTTCTTTGTCGTTGGCATAGGCATGCTGGTAAGTGGACTCGCTGCCATCTCAGCCGTTCTCGGCTCAAACGATGCCGTGAAAATCCAAGGAGCGGTCTCGGTCGCTCGAGCAAAACTAGGACTTCGTAATGCGGCCCGCAATCGGCAGCGAAGCGTCATGACTGCCAGCCTGATTGCCTCGGCAACGTTTATCATCGTCGCCGTCGGGGCAGGGCAGCAAAATCCTGCGGGCTTGGAACCGGTCGCACAGTCGGGAAATGGGGGATTCACCCTCGTTGCAGAAACAAACATCCCCGTGCTGAATGATTTGAACACTGAAGAAGGTCGTTCAAAACTGGGCTTTGATGTTCTGAATGAAAAGCAGAATGCGATTCTGGATCAGGCAACGGTCATGCCGTTTCGCGTGAAGCCGGGCGAGAATGCAAGCTGCTTAAATCTGTATCAAACGCAACTCCCGACAGTTCTCGGAATTCCGGACGATGTTTTACAGGAATTCATCGAGAAGAATCGTTTCCGCTTTGCTGACACACCGGGTGAACATCCATGGGAACTGTTGAACGAACCGCTCGAATCCGGAAACATCCCTGTGTTAGGGGACATGAACACGCTGATGTACAGCCTTCACAAGGCGATCGGCGAAACCATCATTGTTCCAGAGGAAGAGACTGCTGAGGAGACTCTGGAAGTGGTCGGCATGTTCGCGAACAGTGTTTTCCAGGGTGTATTGGTGATGTCCGAATCGAACTTCAAGAAAGTCTTTCCACAGCAAACCGGGTTTCAATATTTTCTGATCGAAACTCCCGTCACGGCGGCAGATGAGGTTTCAGCGATTTTGGAATCGAACCTGGGGGACTACGGCTTCGATGCGGAACTGGTCTCGGACCGCTTGTCGAATTTCCTGGCGGTCCAGAATACGTATCTCTCAACATTCCAGACACTGGGGGGATTGGGATTACTCCTCGGAACGATCGGGCTCGCGACAGTGATGTTGCGAAACGTTCTGGAGCGGCGCGGAGAATTGGCACTCATGCGTGCAATTGGGTTCCGTCAATTGCAGGTTGGACAACTGGTTGTCTACGAGAACGCATTCCTGTTGCTGTGTGGACTGGTCCTCGGATCGGTCTCTGCGTTGCTCGCGATGGCTCCCCACCTCATCGGCTCAGTTGCTGACGTGCCGTGGAAAAGCTTACTGCTCCTGTTAGTCGCCGTCTTTCTCGTGGGGATGGTTTCCGTAGTCATTGCCGTGCGTGCCGCAGTAAAAACGCCAATTTTATCAACGCTTCGAGGTGAGTAA
- a CDS encoding DUF1580 domain-containing protein, with protein sequence MSSCEAKLLEGTLEHVASVAKRRTGKRPHPSSIWRWVKKGMRGGTIKLSAIYHSGTWQTTDAAFDAFLQAQTQAAMAQQDDGSVTDEELKAAGLL encoded by the coding sequence ATGTCCTCATGCGAAGCAAAACTACTCGAAGGCACTCTCGAACACGTCGCATCGGTCGCGAAACGTCGAACCGGTAAGCGACCGCATCCATCATCTATCTGGAGATGGGTGAAAAAAGGGATGCGGGGCGGGACGATCAAACTTTCCGCGATCTATCACAGCGGAACTTGGCAAACGACCGATGCCGCATTCGACGCATTTCTACAGGCTCAAACTCAAGCAGCAATGGCTCAACAGGATGACGGAAGCGTCACTGATGAAGAGCTAAAAGCTGCGGGGCTTCTTTGA
- a CDS encoding YfjI family protein, translated as MSMKETLEQAETEWQPFPYDQFPDPVREYIRQSAQSLHCDPSMIGVPILSVLATAIGNSVVLQAKRGWREPAVIWTTIIAPSGSMKSPAARHATCFVQQRHQEKTEQYKRALRDYDNAFIVWETENPKGSKKKKEPKPIEPTHERCLVNDTTIEALIEILAVNLRGVLCYRDELAAFFDSFGQYKAKGSADVPTYLSMFNAEAISNDRKVNGAMRFIPRAAVSITGTIQPDILRKRLAGENTENGMAARFLFCEPPINPKCWSDDEVEETLTEEMENLFRLLFEIPCGEKPTICYLSKPARARFVQFVNQHGIETANVKGAIAAAYSKLEAYCLRFALIFHLIDLVEGRAENVESRVQLENLERAIQLVEWFKWQTQRVYQSLQGFDPDVIELVKLIGDQFRGEITSEELRKAKSKYRGSGAAQDALDELQRRKLGRFFQVPTEGRPKNVFRLKNC; from the coding sequence ATGTCGATGAAAGAAACACTTGAACAAGCTGAAACTGAATGGCAACCGTTTCCCTACGATCAGTTTCCTGATCCAGTCCGTGAATACATCAGGCAATCAGCGCAGTCGCTACATTGTGATCCGTCGATGATCGGTGTCCCGATCCTCTCAGTACTGGCAACAGCGATCGGGAATTCTGTCGTCTTGCAAGCCAAAAGAGGCTGGAGAGAACCGGCTGTGATCTGGACGACGATCATCGCTCCATCTGGTTCGATGAAATCCCCAGCAGCGAGGCACGCAACCTGTTTTGTGCAGCAACGGCACCAGGAGAAGACCGAACAGTATAAGCGAGCACTCAGAGATTACGATAATGCGTTTATCGTCTGGGAAACGGAAAATCCGAAAGGATCGAAGAAGAAGAAAGAACCCAAACCGATTGAACCGACACATGAACGCTGTCTGGTCAACGATACCACGATCGAAGCATTGATTGAGATCTTAGCGGTCAATTTGCGGGGAGTGCTCTGTTATCGAGATGAACTTGCTGCGTTTTTCGACTCCTTCGGTCAATACAAAGCGAAAGGATCGGCAGACGTTCCGACGTATCTTTCGATGTTCAACGCCGAAGCGATCTCGAATGATCGAAAGGTAAACGGGGCGATGAGATTCATTCCCAGAGCAGCGGTTTCAATCACAGGCACGATTCAACCAGACATTTTGCGAAAGCGACTCGCTGGGGAGAATACCGAAAACGGCATGGCTGCCAGATTTCTCTTCTGCGAACCGCCGATCAACCCGAAGTGCTGGTCAGATGATGAAGTTGAAGAAACGCTGACCGAAGAAATGGAAAACCTGTTTCGTTTGCTGTTCGAAATACCCTGCGGAGAAAAGCCGACAATCTGCTATCTCTCAAAACCGGCACGTGCTCGATTTGTTCAGTTTGTCAATCAACATGGAATCGAAACCGCAAATGTCAAAGGAGCGATTGCAGCGGCTTACTCGAAGCTGGAAGCGTATTGCCTGCGGTTTGCGTTGATCTTTCATCTGATCGATCTGGTTGAAGGGCGAGCGGAGAATGTTGAATCACGTGTTCAACTCGAAAATCTTGAAAGAGCGATTCAACTGGTCGAATGGTTTAAGTGGCAAACGCAGCGAGTCTATCAATCGTTGCAGGGATTCGATCCTGATGTGATTGAACTGGTGAAACTGATTGGCGATCAGTTTCGTGGAGAGATCACAAGCGAAGAACTTCGAAAAGCGAAGTCGAAGTATCGGGGATCAGGAGCGGCACAGGACGCACTTGATGAACTGCAACGGCGAAAGCTGGGGCGCTTCTTTCAAGTGCCGACAGAGGGACGCCCGAAGAACGTATTCAGACTCAAAAACTGTTGA
- a CDS encoding DNA integrity scanning protein DisA nucleotide-binding domain protein, with translation MPRVDLPASLISLFKAARKVANDTECKAVILLAEAEYDFSEVKKLLRGIPLIVASHLPEVQDAVKVDEITLVPLNHEPQTRQVQLSQSLLEAIADDLVQTGDRVVAIYSGFERENLDTLSVINLSEHLARLTTRDLQRLETQVPLQTLRKVVDLAVEIGREGREAKKVGTIFVVGNHRKVMEMSHEGIHDPFRGYAKKEKMITSPRVRESIKEIAQIDGAFVISSDGCVMGSGRILDAPAEELTLSKGLGSRHWAAAAISKATNSIAIAISESTGTVRLFQDGIVVLRIEPMHQAMKWQDVEIEPPGE, from the coding sequence ATGCCACGTGTCGATCTTCCCGCCTCATTGATCAGCTTGTTCAAAGCTGCGCGGAAGGTAGCTAACGACACAGAATGCAAGGCAGTGATCCTGCTCGCCGAGGCCGAATACGACTTTAGCGAAGTCAAAAAACTCCTGCGGGGAATCCCCCTTATCGTTGCGTCACACTTGCCGGAAGTTCAGGACGCTGTGAAAGTCGATGAGATCACGCTGGTCCCACTCAATCACGAGCCGCAAACTCGACAGGTCCAACTGAGTCAGTCTCTGCTGGAAGCGATCGCTGACGATCTGGTCCAAACTGGAGACCGCGTTGTCGCAATCTATTCCGGATTTGAAAGAGAAAACCTCGATACCCTCAGCGTGATCAATCTCAGCGAACATTTAGCACGACTGACCACTCGGGATTTACAACGACTGGAAACACAGGTTCCACTGCAAACATTGCGGAAGGTTGTTGACCTGGCAGTCGAAATCGGCCGAGAAGGTCGAGAGGCGAAAAAAGTGGGCACGATTTTCGTCGTGGGAAACCATCGCAAGGTGATGGAGATGTCCCACGAGGGGATTCACGATCCATTTCGTGGGTACGCGAAGAAAGAGAAAATGATCACCAGCCCACGGGTACGAGAGAGCATCAAGGAAATTGCTCAAATCGACGGGGCCTTTGTGATCTCTTCTGATGGCTGCGTGATGGGTTCCGGAAGAATCCTCGATGCTCCCGCAGAAGAGTTGACACTTTCGAAAGGTCTTGGGTCTCGACACTGGGCGGCAGCTGCCATTTCGAAAGCGACGAACTCCATTGCGATTGCAATCTCTGAATCGACAGGGACAGTCCGGCTCTTTCAGGACGGAATCGTCGTCCTGCGAATCGAACCGATGCACCAGGCGATGAAGTGGCAAGATGTTGAAATCGAGCCACCGGGCGAGTAA
- a CDS encoding tyrosine-type recombinase/integrase, whose translation MPRQPKYCLHKSTNQAFVRVNGKQIYLGPYDSPESREAYDREILHWRRIHDTTGKHSTTVGQLCLAFQQHADQFYVDENGKPTGEANNFRKSLKLLISMFRTVYCSEFGPVKLKAVRSELEKVHVRTQVNKSISRLKSVFRWGVENEMVPAEIVMALDCVKGLQKGRCDAKESEPILPVPDDDFAASLTCMTKKVSTICQLLVLTGARVSEVRRMRVGDIDTSGEVWLLRPGSHKNAWRGKDRTIFIGPKGQALLMPFIADAVQSHIFVFRPREENEPYTLRGLESSIRKACKRAKVGHWGPGRLRHNAATTINSEFGDIDASRVVLGHSEKSTTQIYAERDLQKAAEIILKVG comes from the coding sequence ATGCCGCGTCAACCAAAGTATTGCCTTCACAAATCCACAAACCAGGCGTTTGTACGAGTCAACGGGAAACAGATTTATCTCGGTCCCTACGATTCGCCAGAGAGTCGTGAAGCCTACGACCGTGAAATTCTGCATTGGCGACGAATTCACGACACCACTGGCAAACACAGCACGACAGTCGGGCAGTTGTGTCTTGCCTTTCAACAGCACGCCGACCAGTTCTACGTGGATGAAAACGGCAAGCCGACCGGGGAAGCGAACAATTTTCGCAAGTCTCTGAAGTTGCTGATTTCGATGTTCCGCACTGTCTACTGTTCCGAGTTTGGACCAGTGAAGCTCAAAGCTGTTCGATCTGAACTTGAAAAGGTGCATGTTCGCACTCAGGTGAATAAATCAATCTCCCGGTTGAAGTCGGTGTTTCGGTGGGGTGTTGAGAATGAAATGGTCCCGGCTGAGATCGTCATGGCTCTTGATTGCGTCAAAGGACTTCAAAAAGGACGATGTGACGCTAAGGAATCTGAACCGATCCTTCCCGTTCCTGATGATGATTTCGCTGCATCTTTGACGTGCATGACGAAGAAAGTTTCCACGATCTGTCAGCTATTGGTTCTGACCGGCGCTCGAGTCTCTGAAGTTCGAAGAATGCGAGTGGGAGACATCGACACCAGCGGCGAAGTCTGGTTGCTGCGTCCCGGTTCACACAAGAACGCTTGGCGGGGAAAAGATCGAACGATCTTCATCGGTCCCAAAGGGCAGGCATTGCTAATGCCGTTTATCGCTGATGCTGTTCAGTCTCATATATTTGTTTTCCGTCCGCGCGAAGAGAACGAACCGTACACGCTGCGAGGTCTGGAAAGCTCGATCCGTAAAGCCTGCAAACGTGCAAAGGTTGGTCATTGGGGACCAGGACGACTACGCCACAATGCAGCCACGACTATCAACAGTGAGTTCGGTGATATTGACGCCAGTCGTGTTGTCTTAGGGCACAGCGAGAAATCCACGACTCAAATTTATGCCGAAAGAGATCTACAGAAAGCGGCTGAAATTATCCTGAAGGTCGGTTAA